The DNA region TGAATTAATATTAAAATCGAGATATTAGGCACAACAAAAGTGACTCGAGTCACGCCATACTTGCCTCATATGCAGCCAAAAGAAAAGAGCTTTGCGCTTTTGGTCCTTGTGAAATAGGATAAAATGAGCCACTTCAAGTAAATTTAGGGCAAAAAGTGCTACTAGGGTATCACAGGGTAGGGGACCAAAAGCAATATCACATAGTTGACACAGTCCTGAGCATAACTTTAACTCCAATTCAAGCCAAGTTTGACTAGGATTCTATTTGCAGGCTCAGTTTAAAAGTTCCATGTCCACATtaattgggtcatcacatttgaTCTTAAAGTCCCACCACTCTATTGCTATAGAAGTAAATGGATGTGTACCATAATTCCCAATCAGATTGCTAGAATGTTAGGCACACAAAGAGCAAAAGAACTTGGAGACATTATGCTGTAAGTAGAAGAACGACGCTCGCTAACTTTTCTGAAGCAAATCAGGAATAATTCTGAAAATGCAGTTTCATTTCTTTTTAAGGAGTTACTTTTCTTGATCTGTCATTTTATTACAATGATGAATTTAACCTTGGTATATGAATCTCCAGGTAACTGAAGTAGAAAATTTTCAATGTGGGCTGCTGCAGGTTTGGTTTAGGTGCGCTGCCCTAATGCTAAGTACTAACCCCCTCTAAGAACACCAAAGACTCACATTCTATACAACATTGAAACCTTCATGATTGATTAACAGACTTTTTTCTCAAACTGATCGTCTAGGACCTACTagaagataaattattaaaagacACAGAAGTGAACTGGATGGAAACGGTGAACACATTCCTTTTGATATGAGCTAAAGAAGAATGCTACCATGACCTGCATTACTGAATACCATAAACAATAATTTTGTTTTCCAATATCATGAGTTTGCATTTCCAAAATCCATGTACCTGTACATATATTTGATACCAAGTGTCATTCCAGCGGTGGACTTTCCTCGCCAAACCATCTCGGGGGATCGAAGCCAGATCCTCCTGTCATGTTTGAAAATACACGAGCGACATACTAAGATATTACTCCAAGACTTATCAACAAAACTAATAGTATCTCACTCAAAGCTAAGAATAGCTCCTGTAAAGCTTCAGAGTGACCTCAGAATTTTAAGCCAACAATGAAACATCATTTTACCTAGAGGGTTACAGCGACAAAGACGCCATGCCGTCAAGACTGTCCCTTTAACAACACCATATTTCTTGTAAGCGATCATGGAGTATTCACTGCATGTTGGTACATAGCGACAACTTTTTGGCATTATTGGTGAGATTTCCCCTGCTTAATAGTCAATGGTTACACATTTCCTCCTGGTCTTTATGATATAAACGTAAGAATCAAAATAGCTCAACAGAATCAGGAAAACTAAAATGTCACATTTTAGCTAAAGCATACCAAGAACTTACTTTTATAGAACTTGAGCATTGACAATGCAGCTTTGACCCCCAAattatcttcttcatcatctaaATCCAAAAGGCAAGCACCAAATTTAACCATGATTATATTAAGGTAAACAAACACCTTAATTTAAagtaaatttataaaaatataggGTGTTTAGCTTTATGAATGGCcattaactttttttttatagCACAAAAGACATTAGATTAACGAAAAGTCAGTCAACTTCACAAAAGTATAAAAGTCactaaactattttttgtaacaaaaaaaTGAGTTAGTTTTACCTAAGTATCACATAAAGTCACTAGAAGGAAACAAATGAGACATTTTTTGTGATTCTTAGACAAAGTTGGGTGACTTTTGAGTTACATATAATCATTTAGCGAGACTCTGTATATTCAGGCAAAGTTAGTGGTTTTCTCGTCACAAAAAAAAGTTTAGTTACTCTAGATAATATAAAAAGTTGAATGAGCATCAATGAAACTAGTATTAATAGTTGGGGACAGCCGGATACCTTGAGAATTGCTTTCGCCGGAATCTGACCCACTAACGATACATAGGGCCCGACTCTGCCGCCTATGTTTCTACAAGAAAAGAGGGGAAAGTCTACATTATGATTAATTGAAAATTGAGAAGGTAAGAATTGGAGTTGTGAAATGGAAGGTACGTTTctcaaaggaaagaaaagactTGATTGCTGCTTCCTGTAAGCTGATAAACTGGAGCTGGAATCTGTTGGAGAAAAGGGTTTGTTGCTGGCTAGGGACAAAGCTAGCGCCATTGATGAAAAGCTTTGAAGGCATTTGAATGGAATGGCTATAATTTGTTTGTTAAGTACTCCTTTAATTAGATAAGAAAAAAGTTTAACTTATATTGACCGAGATGACgctatattttttctttttacatcATCAATCAGATCTTTTGAAAGATTGTATCGTTAACCTTTtataacaaaaattgaaaattaggtTGATTCCTTATTAAGTGTGAGCTGATAATGTAAAGCGAACTGATAGGAGCTTCAAAAATTAATCAAGTTACGTGaacaaataatattttgttatgaaatatagctcaaagtaacaatatggaacaaagaaaaataagttaagaGATATACagagaaagagagaagaaattttatttcttcaattgtgtgtatttttctatctattacaaagcctttatataggcataaaaagtgaagaaaatatgtcattgaatatgtcattaaacatagaaaatatgtcattgaatatgtcattaaacatttgagatgaagatcatggaggaagattagacatccaccataatttgatatttcttttaacactcccccttggatgtccatagataatgtgtctcgttaaaaccttattagaaaaaaaaaattctagtgaaggaaaaagagtacacatgtttaggaatacgctttttggttgcctcattaaaaactttgcAAGGAAAGAGTACACtacgtattaactccccctgatgagagcatcaattcatatCCTTGagtcttcgcatcccaatcttgtacactagtttcttgaaggttgacgtcggtagagatttggtgaacaaatcagccatattatcacttgaacggatctgttgcacactgatatcaccattcttttgaagatcatgtgtgaaaaataacttttgtgaaatatattttgttctatctccttttatgaatcatcccttcaattgagctatgcatgctgcatt from Nicotiana tabacum cultivar K326 chromosome 24, ASM71507v2, whole genome shotgun sequence includes:
- the LOC107768320 gene encoding UPF0161 protein At3g09310 translates to MALALSLASNKPFSPTDSSSSLSAYRKQQSSLFFPLRNKHRRQSRALCIVSGSDSGESNSQDDEEDNLGVKAALSMLKFYKREISPIMPKSCRYVPTCSEYSMIAYKKYGVVKGTVLTAWRLCRCNPLGGSGFDPPRWFGEESPPLE